One Sediminicola sp. YIK13 DNA segment encodes these proteins:
- a CDS encoding leishmanolysin-related zinc metalloendopeptidase yields MKNTLQKSGRFIAFGCVLSTLLFISCSEEVLESDAQILSEDQGLEIALKADPLEPIIIDDLTPTVLKTTEAAGEDRGRFNITLRYAETPTDRQKEVFEAAAARWERIIIKDVSSFTGSLPSAFENVPDIEGTIDDIVIEVLLRPIDGPRGILGRAGPRFIRLDNFLTLSGVMEFDSDDLAFLDQLDLFEDVIVHEMGHVLGIGTLWNLNFPQFNFSRNLLTGTFQQPFFAGDNANVFWNAEGGTGELPIENEFGPGTRFGHWKESTLNNELMTGFLNFGENPLSRITAASMRDLGYGSATVGESYALPKGTPGVDINELSRTEENSGLNIAEMEVLLKPIGFVSTKKE; encoded by the coding sequence ATGAAAAACACTTTACAAAAGTCCGGAAGGTTTATCGCTTTCGGTTGCGTTTTAAGTACGCTTCTTTTTATCTCTTGTTCAGAGGAAGTTTTAGAATCTGATGCGCAAATTTTGTCAGAAGATCAAGGCCTTGAGATAGCCTTAAAAGCTGACCCGTTAGAACCTATTATCATTGATGATTTAACTCCTACTGTCTTAAAGACAACTGAAGCAGCTGGTGAAGACCGTGGACGTTTCAATATCACTTTAAGATATGCAGAAACCCCTACGGATAGGCAAAAAGAAGTTTTTGAAGCGGCAGCGGCTCGATGGGAACGAATAATAATAAAAGACGTTTCTTCATTTACTGGTTCCTTACCATCAGCCTTTGAAAATGTTCCTGATATTGAAGGCACCATTGATGACATAGTTATTGAGGTATTACTTCGTCCTATAGACGGCCCAAGAGGTATTCTAGGTAGAGCAGGTCCTAGGTTCATTCGATTAGATAACTTTTTAACGTTAAGTGGTGTTATGGAGTTTGATTCAGATGATTTAGCTTTTCTTGATCAATTAGATCTGTTTGAGGATGTGATTGTACATGAAATGGGGCATGTTTTGGGTATTGGTACACTTTGGAATCTAAATTTTCCACAATTTAACTTTTCGAGAAACCTACTCACTGGGACATTTCAACAACCTTTTTTTGCAGGTGATAACGCCAACGTTTTTTGGAACGCTGAAGGTGGAACTGGTGAACTTCCAATTGAAAATGAATTTGGACCAGGAACACGATTTGGACACTGGAAAGAGTCAACATTGAACAATGAATTAATGACCGGATTTTTAAATTTCGGTGAAAATCCATTGAGTCGTATCACCGCAGCATCTATGAGAGATCTTGGATATGGATCTGCAACGGTAGGCGAATCTTATGCATTACCTAAAGGCACACCTGGCGTGGATATCAATGAGCTTTCAAGAACTGAAGAAAACTCCGGGTTGAACATTGCGGAAATGGAAGTGTTACTTAAACCGATTGGTTTTGTGAGCACCAAAAAGGAATAA
- a CDS encoding DUF6642 family protein — translation MLEKRQQFPQKQFTEADYFIYCLEGVQEIETDRVTQAQENLEQLAMQYGIASIYKTCDTIEGLEASLNALVLDDHNFKDYEIIYLVMTGEANSICLNDYYYSLQEIAEIFEGRLKGKILHFSNAKVLDLDEEEAQYFLDITGAKGVSGYGNEYNGISSSNLDKAFFNLFKEDDNMLDVVEELHQRHYNVCKLLDFRLYY, via the coding sequence TTGTTAGAGAAAAGACAACAATTCCCCCAAAAACAATTTACAGAAGCCGATTATTTCATTTATTGTTTGGAAGGGGTTCAGGAAATAGAAACGGACAGGGTAACCCAAGCACAAGAAAACTTGGAACAATTGGCCATGCAATATGGAATAGCAAGTATCTATAAAACGTGCGACACCATCGAAGGACTAGAAGCTAGCTTAAATGCTCTGGTTTTGGATGATCATAATTTTAAAGACTATGAAATAATCTACTTGGTTATGACCGGTGAAGCAAATAGTATTTGTTTAAATGACTACTACTATAGTCTACAGGAAATAGCAGAAATTTTTGAAGGAAGATTAAAAGGAAAGATTTTACATTTTTCAAATGCAAAAGTCCTAGATTTAGACGAAGAGGAAGCACAATATTTTTTGGACATCACTGGCGCAAAAGGTGTTTCCGGCTATGGTAATGAATATAATGGAATAAGTAGCTCAAATCTTGATAAAGCATTCTTTAACTTATTTAAAGAAGATGACAATATGCTAGATGTTGTAGAAGAGTTGCACCAAAGACATTACAATGTCTGCAAATTACTTGATTTTAGATTGTATTATTAA
- a CDS encoding class I SAM-dependent methyltransferase, producing MRKYRQSINWIKEPCKKENNVPMGMTLFNYSLLKKGFYFFCLMIMVQPMYQCIGQQKETVPSYEFKKGDVNGIGKWYLGREIAYVMGYQGMSWLERPEREKEENTTTLLQNMEIQPGDDIADIGAGSGYHVFKMAPMVANGQIYAVDIQEEMLAAMQKKKSEKNSSNVSLVKGSEKSVQLPKNSVDKVLLVDVYHEFSYPYEMMLSIKKALRPKGKIYLIEYRGEDPNIPIKEIHKMTQKQAVKEMKALGLELESNMANLPWQHCMVFVKE from the coding sequence ATGAGAAAGTACAGACAGAGCATAAATTGGATTAAAGAACCTTGCAAGAAGGAAAATAATGTCCCAATGGGTATGACCTTGTTTAATTATTCCTTACTTAAAAAGGGTTTTTACTTTTTTTGTTTAATGATAATGGTTCAGCCCATGTATCAATGCATTGGACAACAAAAGGAAACCGTACCATCTTATGAATTTAAAAAAGGAGATGTAAATGGCATTGGTAAATGGTATCTGGGTAGGGAGATTGCTTATGTCATGGGCTATCAGGGCATGTCTTGGCTTGAACGGCCTGAACGTGAGAAGGAAGAAAATACAACAACATTGCTGCAAAATATGGAGATTCAACCAGGGGACGATATTGCTGATATTGGGGCCGGATCTGGATACCATGTGTTTAAAATGGCTCCAATGGTTGCAAATGGGCAGATCTATGCTGTGGATATCCAAGAAGAAATGCTGGCTGCAATGCAGAAAAAAAAGTCAGAAAAAAATAGCAGCAATGTTTCCCTGGTAAAGGGAAGTGAAAAAAGTGTGCAATTACCAAAAAATTCAGTGGACAAAGTACTACTCGTAGATGTATACCATGAGTTTAGCTATCCTTATGAAATGATGCTATCTATTAAAAAGGCGCTACGGCCAAAGGGTAAAATCTACTTGATTGAGTATAGGGGAGAGGATCCCAATATTCCGATCAAAGAAATACACAAAATGACACAGAAACAAGCCGTCAAAGAAATGAAGGCCTTGGGATTGGAATTGGAAAGTAATATGGCCAACTTGCCGTGGCAGCATTGTATGGTGTTTGTTAAAGAATAA
- a CDS encoding acyl-CoA desaturase — protein sequence MLIVIFVAVLWYGGLFFQSFFLHRYAAHQVFTMSKTMERITFVLTWIFQGPSYLSAYGYGVMHRMHHAYTDTEKDPHSPSHDANLFAMMWKTKTIYQDINTQRIEIDTRFTKNVPQWKGFDLFASSRFSRLLWISGYVLFFALFVTSWWQWLLLPITFLMAPIHGVIINWFGHIYGYVNFKMKNTSKNLFRFDFLMMGEGYHNNHHKHASNANFGVRWYEIDITYLIIKVLDAFGCIRLKPIEVK from the coding sequence ATGTTGATTGTTATTTTCGTTGCAGTACTTTGGTATGGAGGCCTGTTTTTTCAGTCTTTCTTTTTACACCGTTATGCAGCACATCAGGTATTTACCATGTCCAAAACGATGGAACGTATTACGTTTGTTCTGACTTGGATTTTTCAGGGTCCAAGCTACCTTAGTGCGTATGGGTATGGAGTAATGCATCGCATGCATCATGCCTACACCGATACAGAAAAGGATCCGCATTCTCCATCACATGATGCCAATCTATTCGCCATGATGTGGAAAACAAAGACAATTTATCAGGATATTAATACGCAACGCATTGAAATTGATACCCGTTTTACCAAAAATGTACCCCAATGGAAAGGATTTGACCTGTTTGCAAGTTCTAGGTTTTCCCGTTTGCTTTGGATTTCGGGGTATGTGTTGTTTTTTGCGCTTTTCGTAACCTCTTGGTGGCAATGGCTTTTATTGCCGATAACCTTTTTAATGGCACCCATACATGGGGTTATCATCAACTGGTTTGGGCATATTTACGGCTATGTAAATTTTAAAATGAAGAACACGAGCAAAAACCTCTTCCGCTTTGACTTTTTAATGATGGGTGAAGGCTATCATAACAATCATCACAAACATGCAAGTAACGCTAATTTTGGCGTAAGGTGGTATGAGATTGATATCACCTATCTAATTATAAAGGTATTGGATGCTTTCGGTTGTATTCGGTTAAAACCAATTGAAGTAAAGTAG
- a CDS encoding HPF/RaiA family ribosome-associated protein, whose product MNINFEYDGVKASERLEIFAGKKVDKLLDKYDFIIRADIFFKTENTSSPDTGMICAIRLSSPGPRLFAESSNGSFEASIAKTVDDLERQLKKRKDKIKAH is encoded by the coding sequence ATGAATATAAACTTTGAATACGATGGTGTAAAAGCCAGTGAACGTTTGGAAATATTTGCTGGCAAAAAAGTAGACAAGTTATTGGACAAATATGATTTTATAATTCGTGCCGATATTTTCTTTAAAACAGAGAATACTTCTTCCCCTGACACAGGAATGATCTGTGCGATTCGATTGAGTTCTCCGGGTCCCCGCCTTTTTGCAGAGTCGAGCAACGGTAGCTTCGAAGCCTCGATTGCCAAAACCGTGGATGATCTCGAAAGACAATTAAAAAAACGAAAAGATAAGATTAAAGCACATTAA
- a CDS encoding Crp/Fnr family transcriptional regulator: MQQIKAHLDQIADISNQDWDFFMSKLHRREIPKKSVFLKVNEIENHISFIESGVVRLYIPKENPDKEITFGFSFKDQFISAYDSFLTRTPSVYQLQALTDTTILSITYDELQMVYKTTQIGNLIGRLTAERLFLIKSKREQNLLNLTAEERYVNLFKERPELLKVIPLKYISSYIGVTSQALSRIRKRL, encoded by the coding sequence TTGCAACAGATAAAAGCACACTTAGACCAAATAGCGGACATATCTAATCAGGATTGGGATTTCTTTATGTCAAAATTGCACCGTCGGGAGATACCAAAGAAATCGGTTTTTCTAAAAGTCAACGAAATAGAAAACCATATCTCCTTTATAGAATCTGGCGTGGTGCGTTTGTACATTCCCAAAGAAAATCCGGATAAGGAAATCACCTTTGGTTTTAGCTTTAAAGATCAGTTTATCAGTGCTTATGACTCCTTTCTAACCCGAACCCCTTCGGTATATCAATTACAAGCGCTGACAGATACCACTATTTTGAGTATTACATATGATGAGCTGCAAATGGTTTATAAGACCACACAAATAGGAAATCTTATCGGAAGGCTAACGGCAGAACGTCTCTTTTTGATAAAATCCAAAAGGGAACAAAACTTATTGAATCTTACAGCAGAAGAACGTTATGTGAACTTGTTCAAAGAACGGCCAGAGCTCTTAAAAGTAATTCCATTAAAATACATCAGTTCCTATATTGGGGTTACTTCACAAGCTTTAAGCCGAATCAGAAAACGGTTGTAA